The Achromobacter deleyi region ACAGGCTTTCCGTGGGCAGGAACATGATGGCGAAGTCGGTGGTGTGGGGCGGCGCGACATACTTGCTGGCGATCAGCCGCGCCTGCAGCTCGACCGCCCGGCCCAGCGCGGCGCCGGCGGCCTTTACGCCTTCGGCGTCCGCCGCCTCCTGGGCATCCATCAGGCGCTCGTATTCTTCCTTGGGGAACTTGGCGTCGATCGGCAACCAGACGGGCTCGCCGCCATCGCCGCGCCCGGGCAGGCGGATGGCGAATTCGACCACCGCCTCGCTGCCCGGGACGGGCTTGATGTTGCTGGCGTACTGGTCCGGCGTCATGTTGTCTTCGATCAGCCGGGCCAGCTGCACTTCGCCCCAGGTGCCGCGCGACTTCACGTTGGTCAGCACCCGCTTCAGGTCGCCGACCCCCGCGGCCAGGGCCTGCATTTCGCCCAGCCCCTTGTGCACGGCCTCCAGGCGGTCCGAGACCAGCTTGAAGGACTCGCCCAGGCGCTGCTCCAGCGTGGCATGCAGCTTTTCATCCACGGTCCGGCGCATTTCGTCGAGCTTGGCGCTGTTGTCTGTCTGCAACGACTGCAGGCGCTGGTCCACGGTGGCGCGCACTTCCATCAGGCGCCGCTCGTTGATCTGGATCAGCCCCTGCAATTGCTCCGAGAACCCGGCCGCGAAGCGGGCCAGCGATTCGGCCGATTCGGCGCGGGCGGCTTGCGCATCGCGGGACAGACCGGCGCGCAGGTCGCCGTGCGACTGCGACAGTTCCACCCGCAGCGCCCGCGTGGACTCCGCGAATTCGCTGCGCAAGCCGCGCTGGCCTTCTGCGATATCGGCGCGCAGCGCGCGCTCGGTTCTTTCCAGCCCTTCCAGCAAGGCGTCCAGGCGGGCATCGGACGCAGCAGGACGCAGCCAGGCCAGCACCGCCGCCAGAAATGCCAAAACCGCGCCGCCAGCGGCGACCCAAAGCAGAATGTCGTTCAAAAGATGCATCTCCAAAGCGCGAATTGTAGGTCTCATCCCAAGCCCTTTCCACCCGCCGGGACGCGTACGCGGCCGATCGGCAAGACGCGGCCAGGCAACCGGATTAAACTGGCGGCCACCTAAACGGATCCGCTTTCGTCTTTGAACCCTGCTGATCTTCCCCCCGGCTATCCTCCCGTTTCGTTTCAGTCCGTGTTTGGCCCACTGGATCTGAATTCCGAAACGCCGCTTGCCACGGGCGGGGACCGACACATCTTCCAGCATCCGCATTCGCCGGCCCTGCTCGTCAAGGTCATGGATATGCGCGCGCGCGCCATCTACCTGGAAGCGCGGCCGTTCAAGCGCTGGTACAAGCAGTATCAGCGCGAAAGCGCCTACCGTGTCTATCTGAACGAAATCTCCGAATACGTCACCACCACCACCCGTCCCTCCGGCGTGTGGCAGGTTCCCATGGCGCGCATCGTGGGCGTGGCGCAAACGTCGCTGGGTCTGGGCCTGCTGGTCGAGAAGATCACCGACGGAGCCGGCAACATCGCTCCCACCGTGACCGACCTGGCAAAGAAAGGCCTGCTCGACGACACCCTGAAAGCGCAGCTGGACGAGTTTTTCGACGATCTGGCCGATGCCCATGTCGTGGTGCATGACATGTCCGCCAGCAATATCGCCGTGGGCCTGAACGCCGACGGCAAGCGGGGTCTGTACCTGATCGACGGCTTTGGCGTGCTGCCGCTGATTCCGCTGTACGCCTGGAGCAAGCGGCTCAATCGCCGGCGCATCCAGCGCAAGTACGCGCAACTGCGGGAATCGCTGGCCAGGCGCGTTCGCGAAGGCAGCTTCTAGCCGCCCGCCGGCGCCTCGGGCAGCACGATGCCCCGGCGGTCCACCCACACGTAGTCATGCCCGGCGCGTTGCCCGCGCCGCAAGGGGTTGCGCGTGCAGAAGGCGGCGTAGGCGGGATCCACGAAGCGATAGCTCAGGTGTTCGTCGCGCCCGGTCGGGATGCCCAGGCGCGTGGTGCAGATCAGGACCGCCGGAGTTTCGCCGACATCCTCGACATACAGGGCGGCAGGATCGAAACGGCGAGCGTCCCAGTCGGGCACTTTCAGGCCCAGGGCCCGGCACAACAGCGTCTGGCCGGCACACAGGCTGGCGGGCGGACGCGGACGCCCTTGCGCATCGGGATTCAATTGCTGCATGCGGGCCAGCGCCTCGGGGCCGGACAGCGCGTCCGTCCAGGGGTGGGCGGACTTGATCAGCACGGCGTTGCCGGGGCCGGCCGCGCTGAAATTCAGCGAGTCCCCGCCGCGGGCGTAATACATGTAGACCGTGCCGCCGTCCATGAACAGGGCCCGGCGCTTGTGCGTGTAGCCCAGCGAGGCGTGGCTGCCCTTCTCTTCCAGGTAGTAGGCCTCGGTCTCGATGATGCGGGCCGCCAGCCACAGGCCGCCGACCCGATGGCGGATGACCTTGCCCAGCAGCTCGCGCGCGAGCTGGGACGCGTCGCGGTCGAAAAAGGCGTCGGGCAGCGCCCGGCCGGCCTGGACCGCGGGCTCAGGCGAAGCGTTCGCCGTAGCGCTTTTCGCTGAAACCAACGCTCACCTCGCCATCCGGCGTCACCGTGACCGGACGGCGCACCAGCGCCGGATACTCGGCGATCAGCTTGCTCCATTGGGCGTCGGTGTGGGCGGTCTTGCGGTCTTCGGGCAGATTGCGCCACGTCATGGACGCGCGATTGACCAGCTTTTCCCAGCCGCCGACCTGCTCGGCCCAGGACTTCAGCGTGGCGGCAGGCACCGGATTGTCGCGGTAGTCCACGAAGACGTGATCGACGCCGCGCTCGGCCAGCCAGTCGCGCGCCTTGACGCAGGTGCTGCACTTGGTCAGGCCATACAGGGTGGTTTCTTTCATTTGGATTCGGTCTCCTTGCGCCATTGCATGCGGTTGGCGATGATCACGCAGGTGCCCACGGCCAGGATGAACAGGGTGGCGAGCGCGTTGATCTCGGGTTTGAGACCCAGCCGCACCCGCGAGAAAACTTCCATGGGCAGCGTGCTGGAGCCGGGGCCGGACAGGAACGACGCGATGACGACGTCGTCCAGCGACAGCGTGAAGGACAAAAGCCAGGCCGACGCCAGCGCGGGAGCGATCAGCGGCAGCGTGATCCTGAAGAAGACGGTGATGGGCGTGGCGCCCAGATCCAGCGCCGCTTCCTCGAGCGAACGGTCCAGGTCGCGGATGCGGGTCTGGATGACGACGGCCACGAACGCCATGCACAGCGTCACATGGCCCACCCAGATCGTGAACATGCCGTTCTGCGAGGGCCAGCCCAGCGTGCCGCGCAGTTCCACGAACATCAGCAGCAGCGATATGCCCAGCACGACCTCGGGGATCACCAGCGGCGCGCTGAGCATGCCCACGTACAGCGCAAATCCGCGGAAACGGCCCATGCGGGCCAGCACATAGCCTGCCCACGTGCCGATGATGACCGCCGCCGTCGCCGTCAGCACCGCAATGCGGAACGACAGCCAGGCCGCGCGCAGCAGCGCGTCGTCATTGGCCAGCGCGTGATACCAGCGCAACGAGAAGCCCGCCCACGACGTGACGGAGGGCGACTCGTTGAACGAAAACACCATCAGGCTGAGGATGGGCACGTACAGGAAGAAATATCCCAGCCCCAGCACCACGGCGCGCATCGACTTGTTGGGCCCGTTCATTTGCGGCCTCCGCTTGCCAGGTCTTGCTGCTTGACCTGGCTGTATTGGAAGTACACCAACGGCACGAGCAACAGCAGCACCATCACGCATGTCACCGCCGAGGCCATGGGCCAGTCGGCGTTGTTGAAGAATTCATTCCACATGACACGGCCTATCATCAGCGTGTTGGCGCCGCCCAGCATTTCCGGGATCACGTATTCGCCCACCGCCGGGATGAATACCAGCATGGCGCCGGCGATCACGCCCTGGCGCGACAGCGGAACGGTGATCTGCCAGAACGCCTGCCAGGGCCTGGCGCCCAGGTCGTAGGCGGCTTCCAGCAAGCGCAGGTCCATTTTCACGAGCGTGGCATACAGCGGCAGGATGAAGAACGGCAGATAGGCATAGACCATGCCGATATAGACCGCCACATCGGTGCGATAGATTTCCAGCGGACTCGAAATGAGCCCCAGGCCCTGCAGCAGCTTGTTCAGCAGGCCGTCGTTGCGCAGGATGCCTACCCAGGCATAGACGCGCAACAGCAGCGACGTCCAGAACGGCAGGATCACCGCCAGCAGCAGCAGGTTGCGCACCCGCGCCGACGAACGGGCGATGTAGTACGCGATGGGATAACCGATCAGCACGCAGATCAGCGTGGTGATGCCCGCGATCTTCACCGAGCTCAGGTAGGTCCGGAAGTACTGGTTTTCGGTGAACAGCAGGATGTAGCCGCGCAGGTGCAGGCTGAACTGGATCGCCTCGTCCTTGAACTGCGCCAGCGACGTGTAGGGCGGGATGCCGAACTTCATTTCGGCAAAGCTGATCTTCAGCACCAGCAGGAAGGGCAGCAACAGGAACAGCACCAGCCAGGCGAACGGCGGGACTACCGCCAAGGTCCGGCCCGACGGCAGCCAGTCGCGGGGCGAAAAGCGGATCATGAGGCCAGCACCGTCGCGCTGTCCGCCCCCCAGCTCACGAAGATCTCTTCGTCGATGCCCGGGGCGTCCATCTGGGCCAGCAGCAGGCTGGGCACGCTGGCCTCGACCGTCTTGCCGGAATCCAGGCGGATCTGATAGAGCGCATAACTGCCCATCCAGGCCATGTGGCTGACCATGCCATGGGCCCAGTTGTATTCGCCTTCGGGCTGCTCGCGCGACACCACCATGCGCTCGGGCCGGATGGAGACATGCACTTCCATGCCCAGAGGCTCGCTGACGCCGTGGTTCACATAGAGCGGGCGTGTCAGCTCGTCGCACTCGATCGCCACATGGTCGGGCTCATCGACCACGATGGTGCCGGTGAACATGTTGGTCGACCCGATGAAACTGGCGACAAAGCGCGAATTGGGAAAGGCGTAGACATCCTGCGGCGTGCCGCACTGGACGATCTGGCCTTCGGTCATGACCGCCAGGCGGTGCGCCATGGTCATGGCCTCTTCCTGGTCGTGGGTCACCATGATGCAGGTCACGCCGACCTGTTCAAGGATCTTCACGAGCTCGATCTGGGTCTTCTGGCGGATCTGCTTGTCCAGCGCCGACATGGGTTCGTCCAGTAGCAGCAGCTTGGGACGCTTGACCAGGCTGCGCGCCAGCGCCACGCGCTGCTGCTGGCCGCCCGACAGCTGGTTCGGCTTGCGGCGCGAATAGCCCGCCATCTGGACGAGATCCAGCGCTTCGAACACGCGGTCGTGGATTTCGGCGCGGTCCACGCCTTCCTGCTTCAGCCCGAACGCCACGTTGGCCTCGACCGTCATGTGCGGGAACAGCGCGTAGGACTGGAACATCATGTTCACGGGACGCCGGTACGGCGGCACGCTGGTGATGTCCTCGCCGTCCAGCAGGATCTGGCCCGAGGTGGTCTCTTCGAAGCCGGCCAGCATGCGCAGCAATGTGGACTTGCCGCTGCCCGAGCTGCCCAGCAGCGCGAAGATCTCGTTGCGCTTGACGGACAGGTTGACGGAACGCACGGCAACCACGTCGCCAAAAATCTTGACCACATCGGAGACCTGGACGAACTCGTCCGGGTCCGCCGCGTGCGGCGCCGAGTAACGGCTATCGCTCATGATGACTAATTTCCCAACTTCAGCTCGGACCACAACTTGTTTTGCAGCCGTGAAATGTTCAAGGGCAGCGCCTTGATCACGTACAAGGTCTTGGAGACCTCCGCCGACGGGTAGATCATGGGATTGTCGGCCACGTCCTTCGTCACGTACTGCCGCGCCTCTTTGTTGGCGTTGGGGTAGAACATGGTGTTGGTGATGGCTGCGTGAACCTGCGGCGTTTCGATGTAGTTGATGAAGGCCAGCGCCTCTTCCGGATGCGGGGCATCCTTCGGGATGACCATCAGGTCGAACCACGCGGGCGCGCCGCCCTTGGGAATGAAGTAATTCACTTCATAGGGCTTCTTGGCTTCTTGCGCGCGCTTGCGGGCGATCATGACGTCGCCGGAAAAGCCGTAGACCATGCACAGGTCGCCCACGGCCAGTTCGTCGATATAGCCCGACGAGCTGAACTGGCGGATGTAGGGGCGGATCTTCTTCAGCACCTCCATCGCTTCCTGGTAGTCAGCCGCATTGGTGCTGTTGGGATCCTTGCCCAGATACTTCAGCACCGCCGGGAACACCTGCGCGGCTTCGTCCAGCATGGAGATGCCGCATTCCTTCAGCTTGGCGGCATTCTCGGGCTTGAAGAGCATGTCCCAGCTGGCCAGGTCCACGCCGTCGCCCATGATCTGCTTGACCTTGGTGACGTTGTAGCCCAGCCCGTTGGTGCCGTAGCCCCAGGGAATGGCGTGTTCGTTGCCGGGATCGACCGTGGCGACGAGCGCCATCACTTCGGGATCCAGGTACTTCCAGTTCGGGATCTTGGACTTGTCCAGCTTCTGGAACAGGCCGGCCTCGATCTGGCGCGAGGCGTAATGGGTGGACGGGACAACGACGTCGTAACCCGACTTGCCCGCCAGCAGCTTGGCCTGCAGGGCATCGTTGCTGTCGTAGACGTCATACCGGACCTTGATGCCGGTTTCCTTTTCGAAACCCGGGATCGTGTCGGGGGCCGTGTATTCGGCCCAGTTGTAGACGTTGACGACCTTGTTCTGCGCGACCGCCGCCGATGAGGCTGCCGCGACCAGCACCGCTCCGAGCGCCCAGCGCATTCCCGCCTTTAGTTCCATTATTACCAGCCCCCTTGCTCTATGTCGTATGTGACAGGAGTACCAAAAGGCGAAATGATAAAGCTTTTTAGCGCTGACCTGCCCAACTTTGCAGGGTAAATGGCGCAATTGCCCCATGGGCCGCGAGCCGCGGTCCGGGTGGCGGTCAGGGCTGGATTCCGACGCCCCACGCCGTCCAATAACTGTCGCGCAGGCGCAGCCAGAAGCGCTCTCCGGCCTCGCCCGCCACTTTGCGCAGCGAGCGGCGCAGCCGCTCCAGATTGGCCTGGCGCTGCCGTTCGGACAGCGCGCCCTGGGTGCCGCGGTCGAAATCGATGAGCCAGACCTGGCCATCGCTGCCGATCAGGATGTTGAAGGCGTTCAGGTCGGCATGCCACACACCCGCCCGGTGCATGCGGACGATCGCGTCGGCCACCGCCTGCCAGACCGGCTCGGCCACCGCCTGGGCCAAGGGACGCACGCCGGGTATGCGCTCCACCACGATGGCGGCGCGGTAGATCGGGCCTTGCCGCCAATAGGCGGCGGCCAGCGGCGCGGGAACGGGCAGGCCCTGGGCGCGCATGGCCGCCAGCAGCCGGTATTCCCGGAAACTGCGGGTGCGGGCCTCGCCATTCCAGAGGTAGGCGTCGCTGCTGACGCGGGCGATCATGCCGCCGCGGCGGTAGCGCCGCAACACGCCCTGCCAGCCCTGCCCCTGCACGAACCAGGCGGCCTGGCGCCCGCCGGCGTCCACCGGTCGCGCCCGCTCGCCGTAGTGCGCGGGATTGAAGACCTCGGGTCCGGCGTCCGCCAGGCGCGAGGCGTCGCTGAGCATGGCGCCGCCCAAGGGGCCGGCCCAGGACGTGCGCCGCGCGCCGGATTGAGCGTCGTCAGCCTTCACGGTTGCGCATCCAGTCGGCCACGCCGTAGAAGGACTCCAGCAGGCGTTCGACCAGCGCGGGCTCGATGCCCTCGTCCTCCATGGCGCGCCCGATGCAGGTTACCCATTGGTCGCGTTCGATCTCGCCTATGGAAAACGGCAGGTGCCGGGCCCGCAGGCGGGGGTGGCCAAAGCGCTCTATATAGTGGTCCGGACCGCCGAAATACCCGCACAGAAACCAGAAGAGCTTGTCGCGCGCCTCGTCCAGGCTGGGCCCGTGGGCGGCGCGCAGCTCCTTGAGATCGGGCTCGATGTCCATCAGGTCATAGAAGCGGTCGACGAGCGCGCGCACGCCGGCCTCGCCGCCAAGAAGGTCAAACATGGTGCGGGAATTTTCCACGGGTTCAGTAATGGTATGGACGCGGGACGTCATCAGGTTTCTCGAAGGGTGACCAGGGGCGGCGTGCGCAGGACGCCGCGCAGCGCCAGGGCGCCGCCCGCCCAGGCGCCCAGCATACCTGTCGCGATGCCCGCCAGCCACGGCCAGAGGCTGAAGGTAATGGTGAAATCGAACACCAGGGTTGATAAAGCCCAAGCAATCGCGGTGGCGCCGGCAGCCGCCAGCAGGCCGGCCAGGCCGCCCACGGCCCACAGTTCGATGCGCTGGGACCGGGCCAATTGACGCCGGGTCGCGCCCAGCGCGCGCAGCACCGCGGCCTCGCGCATGCGCTCGTCGCGCGTGGCGGTCAGCGCCGCCGACAGCACCAGCACGCCAGCGGCCAGCGTGAACAGGAACAGCAGCTGCACCGCCCGGCCCACTTCACTGAGCACGGACTGCAGCTGCTGCAGGATGGCGCCCACGTCGAATACCGTCAGGTTCGGGAACTCGCGCACCAGCGCGGGCAGCACCGCCGCCTTGTCGGGCGGCAGGTAGAACGAGGTGATCCAGCTTTGGGGCATGTCGGCCAGCGAGGCGGGGGTCAGGATGGCGAAAAAATTGACGCGCATCGTATCCCAATCCACCCGGCGGGTGCTCGAAACCGCCACCTCGACCTGCTGCCCCGCCACGTCGAAGGTCATCTTGTCGCCCAGCCCGATGCCCAGCGTCTTGGCCAGGCCCGACTCCAGCGAGACCTCGGCTGCGCCGGGAGCCAGCCAGCGGCCCTGCTCGATGCGGTTCGACGAAGGCATCTCGTCGCCATACGACAGGTTGAACTCGCGGTCCACCAGCCGCTTGGCGCGCGGCTCTTCGTAGTCGTCCGGCCCCACCGGCTTGCCGTTGACGGCGATCAGGCGCCCGCGCACCATCGGCGACAGCGAGATCCCGCCGAGTCCCTCGCGGGTCAGCGCGGCCGTCACGGCCTGGCGCTGGTCGGGTTGAACATTGATCAGAAACCGGTTGGGCGCATCCGGCGGCAGCGTGCGCTGCCAGCCCTGGATCAGGTCGGTGCGCGTCATGGTCAGCAACAGCAATGCCATCAGGCCGACCGCCAGCGCGCAGACCTGGGTGATCGTGGCCGCCCGCCGGCGTACCACGCCCGCCAGCGCGAAGCGCAGCGCCGGCAGGCCCGCGGCCAGGCCGCGCACGCGCGCCAGGCCCAGGATGCACAGCCAGGCCACCAGGGCGAACAGCCCGAAGGCGCCCAGGAAGCCTCCCGCCACCACGGCGCCCAGCTTGGCGTCGCCCGCGAACCACCAGATCAGGAGCGCAAAGCCCGTTGCGCCCAGGATGTAGCCAAAGGCGCTGCGCGCGCTGAGCGTATCCGCGTCACGCCGCAGCACCCGGGCCGGCGGCACGTGGCGCAGCTGCGCCAGCGCCGGCAAGGCAAAGCCCAGCAAAAGCAGGAGGCCGGTCAGCAGGCCCTGCAGCGCCGGAATGGCCGAAGGCGCCGGCAAGGTGGTGTCGATGAGCGAACCCAGCAGCATCACCAGCACTTGGTGGACGGCATAGCCCAGCAGGCAGCCGGCAGCCGACGAGAACAGGCCGACCAGCGTGAATTCCAGCGTCAGCATGCGCGCGACCTGGGATTGCACCGCCCCCAGGCAGCGCATGACCGCGATGCCGTCGCGGTGCCGGGTCATGTAGCGGCCGGCCGCAAGCGCCACGGCCACGGCCGAGATCAGCACCGCCAGCAGCGCCACCAGCGACAGGAAGCGCTGCGCGCGGTCCAGCGTGCGGCGAACTTCCGGGCGGCCCGATTCCAGGGTAGCGACTTTCTGGCCGCGCTTCAGGTTCTGCTTGAGCCAGGCCGAATAACCTGCCACGGCGTCCGGCTGGCCGGCGATCAGCAGGGCATAGCCGATGCGGCTGCCCGGCGCGATCAGGCCGGTGGCCGGCAGATCGCTGGCGCGCAACAGCACGCGCGGGGCCACGTTGACGAACTGCATGCCGCGGTCCGGCTCATAGGTGATCACGCGGTCGATGCGCAGATGGGCATCGCCCACGTTCAGCGTATCCCCCACCCTCAGGTTCAGCAGCGACAGCAGCTGGCCGTCGACCCAGACCGCGCCTTCGGGCGGGATGTCGCGCGTGGGCGCATCGGGCTCGAACGGCGCGCTGGTGACCCGCAAGGCGCCGCGCAGCGGATAGCCGGGCTCCACGGCCTTCAGCGCGGCCAGTTGCGCGCCGTCCCCGGCCCCCACCATGGAGGG contains the following coding sequences:
- the rmuC gene encoding DNA recombination protein RmuC; translation: MHLLNDILLWVAAGGAVLAFLAAVLAWLRPAASDARLDALLEGLERTERALRADIAEGQRGLRSEFAESTRALRVELSQSHGDLRAGLSRDAQAARAESAESLARFAAGFSEQLQGLIQINERRLMEVRATVDQRLQSLQTDNSAKLDEMRRTVDEKLHATLEQRLGESFKLVSDRLEAVHKGLGEMQALAAGVGDLKRVLTNVKSRGTWGEVQLARLIEDNMTPDQYASNIKPVPGSEAVVEFAIRLPGRGDGGEPVWLPIDAKFPKEEYERLMDAQEAADAEGVKAAGAALGRAVELQARLIASKYVAPPHTTDFAIMFLPTESLYAEVLRRPGLLDKLHDLRINVAGPSNLAALLNSLQMGFRTLAIEQRSSEVWQVLRAVKTEFGKFGEALASVKKTLDTASNKIGQTEVRTRAMLKNLKSVEALPEADALRLLGAAGPADAEDDAEDLSAPSAGAI
- a CDS encoding PhoP regulatory network YrbL family protein, with the protein product MFGPLDLNSETPLATGGDRHIFQHPHSPALLVKVMDMRARAIYLEARPFKRWYKQYQRESAYRVYLNEISEYVTTTTRPSGVWQVPMARIVGVAQTSLGLGLLVEKITDGAGNIAPTVTDLAKKGLLDDTLKAQLDEFFDDLADAHVVVHDMSASNIAVGLNADGKRGLYLIDGFGVLPLIPLYAWSKRLNRRRIQRKYAQLRESLARRVREGSF
- a CDS encoding DNA-3-methyladenine glycosylase, which translates into the protein MVSAKSATANASPEPAVQAGRALPDAFFDRDASQLARELLGKVIRHRVGGLWLAARIIETEAYYLEEKGSHASLGYTHKRRALFMDGGTVYMYYARGGDSLNFSAAGPGNAVLIKSAHPWTDALSGPEALARMQQLNPDAQGRPRPPASLCAGQTLLCRALGLKVPDWDARRFDPAALYVEDVGETPAVLICTTRLGIPTGRDEHLSYRFVDPAYAAFCTRNPLRRGQRAGHDYVWVDRRGIVLPEAPAGG
- a CDS encoding Spx/MgsR family RNA polymerase-binding regulatory protein, producing the protein MKETTLYGLTKCSTCVKARDWLAERGVDHVFVDYRDNPVPAATLKSWAEQVGGWEKLVNRASMTWRNLPEDRKTAHTDAQWSKLIAEYPALVRRPVTVTPDGEVSVGFSEKRYGERFA
- a CDS encoding ABC transporter permease subunit; the protein is MNGPNKSMRAVVLGLGYFFLYVPILSLMVFSFNESPSVTSWAGFSLRWYHALANDDALLRAAWLSFRIAVLTATAAVIIGTWAGYVLARMGRFRGFALYVGMLSAPLVIPEVVLGISLLLMFVELRGTLGWPSQNGMFTIWVGHVTLCMAFVAVVIQTRIRDLDRSLEEAALDLGATPITVFFRITLPLIAPALASAWLLSFTLSLDDVVIASFLSGPGSSTLPMEVFSRVRLGLKPEINALATLFILAVGTCVIIANRMQWRKETESK
- a CDS encoding ABC transporter permease subunit, whose amino-acid sequence is MIRFSPRDWLPSGRTLAVVPPFAWLVLFLLLPFLLVLKISFAEMKFGIPPYTSLAQFKDEAIQFSLHLRGYILLFTENQYFRTYLSSVKIAGITTLICVLIGYPIAYYIARSSARVRNLLLLAVILPFWTSLLLRVYAWVGILRNDGLLNKLLQGLGLISSPLEIYRTDVAVYIGMVYAYLPFFILPLYATLVKMDLRLLEAAYDLGARPWQAFWQITVPLSRQGVIAGAMLVFIPAVGEYVIPEMLGGANTLMIGRVMWNEFFNNADWPMASAVTCVMVLLLLVPLVYFQYSQVKQQDLASGGRK
- a CDS encoding ABC transporter ATP-binding protein, with product MSDSRYSAPHAADPDEFVQVSDVVKIFGDVVAVRSVNLSVKRNEIFALLGSSGSGKSTLLRMLAGFEETTSGQILLDGEDITSVPPYRRPVNMMFQSYALFPHMTVEANVAFGLKQEGVDRAEIHDRVFEALDLVQMAGYSRRKPNQLSGGQQQRVALARSLVKRPKLLLLDEPMSALDKQIRQKTQIELVKILEQVGVTCIMVTHDQEEAMTMAHRLAVMTEGQIVQCGTPQDVYAFPNSRFVASFIGSTNMFTGTIVVDEPDHVAIECDELTRPLYVNHGVSEPLGMEVHVSIRPERMVVSREQPEGEYNWAHGMVSHMAWMGSYALYQIRLDSGKTVEASVPSLLLAQMDAPGIDEEIFVSWGADSATVLAS
- a CDS encoding polyamine ABC transporter substrate-binding protein: MELKAGMRWALGAVLVAAASSAAVAQNKVVNVYNWAEYTAPDTIPGFEKETGIKVRYDVYDSNDALQAKLLAGKSGYDVVVPSTHYASRQIEAGLFQKLDKSKIPNWKYLDPEVMALVATVDPGNEHAIPWGYGTNGLGYNVTKVKQIMGDGVDLASWDMLFKPENAAKLKECGISMLDEAAQVFPAVLKYLGKDPNSTNAADYQEAMEVLKKIRPYIRQFSSSGYIDELAVGDLCMVYGFSGDVMIARKRAQEAKKPYEVNYFIPKGGAPAWFDLMVIPKDAPHPEEALAFINYIETPQVHAAITNTMFYPNANKEARQYVTKDVADNPMIYPSAEVSKTLYVIKALPLNISRLQNKLWSELKLGN
- a CDS encoding 3-deoxy-D-manno-octulosonic acid kinase; amino-acid sequence: MKADDAQSGARRTSWAGPLGGAMLSDASRLADAGPEVFNPAHYGERARPVDAGGRQAAWFVQGQGWQGVLRRYRRGGMIARVSSDAYLWNGEARTRSFREYRLLAAMRAQGLPVPAPLAAAYWRQGPIYRAAIVVERIPGVRPLAQAVAEPVWQAVADAIVRMHRAGVWHADLNAFNILIGSDGQVWLIDFDRGTQGALSERQRQANLERLRRSLRKVAGEAGERFWLRLRDSYWTAWGVGIQP
- a CDS encoding group II truncated hemoglobin, which produces MTSRVHTITEPVENSRTMFDLLGGEAGVRALVDRFYDLMDIEPDLKELRAAHGPSLDEARDKLFWFLCGYFGGPDHYIERFGHPRLRARHLPFSIGEIERDQWVTCIGRAMEDEGIEPALVERLLESFYGVADWMRNREG
- a CDS encoding ABC transporter permease — its product is MMDFPDMSQVKRPGFWSTLRLGARMMMRDARAGELRLLVLALVVAVAAVTSVGFLADRVSRALERDAGQMLGADLVLDADEPVPAAFKEQARERGLSLSSTWQFPSMVGAGDGAQLAALKAVEPGYPLRGALRVTSAPFEPDAPTRDIPPEGAVWVDGQLLSLLNLRVGDTLNVGDAHLRIDRVITYEPDRGMQFVNVAPRVLLRASDLPATGLIAPGSRIGYALLIAGQPDAVAGYSAWLKQNLKRGQKVATLESGRPEVRRTLDRAQRFLSLVALLAVLISAVAVALAAGRYMTRHRDGIAVMRCLGAVQSQVARMLTLEFTLVGLFSSAAGCLLGYAVHQVLVMLLGSLIDTTLPAPSAIPALQGLLTGLLLLLGFALPALAQLRHVPPARVLRRDADTLSARSAFGYILGATGFALLIWWFAGDAKLGAVVAGGFLGAFGLFALVAWLCILGLARVRGLAAGLPALRFALAGVVRRRAATITQVCALAVGLMALLLLTMTRTDLIQGWQRTLPPDAPNRFLINVQPDQRQAVTAALTREGLGGISLSPMVRGRLIAVNGKPVGPDDYEEPRAKRLVDREFNLSYGDEMPSSNRIEQGRWLAPGAAEVSLESGLAKTLGIGLGDKMTFDVAGQQVEVAVSSTRRVDWDTMRVNFFAILTPASLADMPQSWITSFYLPPDKAAVLPALVREFPNLTVFDVGAILQQLQSVLSEVGRAVQLLFLFTLAAGVLVLSAALTATRDERMREAAVLRALGATRRQLARSQRIELWAVGGLAGLLAAAGATAIAWALSTLVFDFTITFSLWPWLAGIATGMLGAWAGGALALRGVLRTPPLVTLRET